The Candidatus Hydrogenedentota bacterium nucleotide sequence ATAGCAGGACCATGCCGGAGCAAACCGTCCGCCTGAAGGCGCTGGACCAGGCGCGGGGCTATGCCATCGCGGGCATGGTCCTCGTGAACGTGCTGGGCTGCTTCACCGTGATGCCGTGGATGCTCAAGCACCACCATGAGGGCTTTTCCTACGCCGACCACATCGCCCCGCTGTTCATCTTTCTCGTGGGCATGGGGTTCCGCATGTCCTTCCAGCGGCGTGCGGCGGAAAAGGGCCTGCCGGGCGCGCGGCGAGACGCCCTGCGCCGCTATGGCAAGCTGATGGGGCTGGGCCTGCTCTATGGCGGGTTCAGCCTGCGGGTGGGCGTGTGGGACGCGCTCATGGACATCGGCATGGCGGGCGTCCTGTCCCTGCCCGTGATTCATCTGGGCGCGCGGGCGCGCGTGGCCGCGGCCGTTGGCGGGCTGGCCCTCTACCAGGCCCTGTATTCCATGACCGGTTACGGCGCATGGCTCATGGGCCACAGCATCAACGGGGGCCCGCTCGGTCCCCTGAGCTGGATGTTCATCCTGCTCATGGGCACCCTGGTCGCCGACTGGCTTCGCGGCGGGAATCTGGTCAGGAACTGTGCCGCGTGGGGCGCGGCGCTCTGCGCGGCGGGATGGCTCCTCCGCGCCGAATGGCCCGGCGTGAAGGCGTTCTGGTATTTCTCCCAGTTTGGGATGACCGCGCCCTACCCCGTCTATGCCGCGGGCCTGTGTTTCTTCACCGTGCTGGCTTTCCACCTTATTTGCGACCGGGCCGGATTCCAGTTCCCCCTGCTCACCATCATGGGGAAGAACCCGCTGGTGCTCTACCTGCTGCAGGCGGCCCTGGTGCTGGTGATTAAGGTGGCCGTTCCCTCCAGCCTGCCCGCATGGGCCGCGCTGGCGGTTTTTGCGGCGGTACTGGGCGCCTGTTACACCCTCGCCTGGTGGCTGGACCACAAAGGGAAGATCATTAAGGTGTGAGCGCTACAGCATCAGGGTGCTGCTGCACATCTGCTCGAACTCCAGCGCGTCAAACACATCCGGCGTGACGGACGGGCCTCGCCGGGTGCATTCCCGGTCGAAAATTTCCTGAAGACGGTTGGCAAGCTCGACAGCGCCCATGGACTCGATGTGGCGGCGTTCTATCACCGCGACGGGCTCACCCCCGCGGAACAGCGCCACACACGGCGACGAGGGCGGCACTCCGGGAAGGGCGTCGCGGACGGCCGCCACCGCCTCGTGGTCCATCCCCGCGAACACGGTGATCAGATGGTCCGGGATAAGGTCATGCTGAAGCGCCAGCGCCACCCCCGGGCGCGCGCCCCGCGCCGCGCACCCGCACACCGAGTTGATCAGGCAGAGGGTCGTGCCCGGCCGGTTGAGGGCGTCACGCACCTCCTCCGCACTGGTCAGCGACTCAAAACCGACCTCCACCATCCGTTTCCAGAGCGGTTCCACCAGTTCGGGGTCATACTTTGGCGCCATGCGTTCAACTCCGGTTGTTTAGTATGCTGAACAATTGGTTGGACTATTAAACCGGAGCGTGCCCAATGCTATTCCCGGCTGGGCGCAAATAGGGGTGGGGAATCGCCGCGTTGGGGCAGATGAACGGCTATCGGTGCGTCGGCTGTATCTGGCGAATCGCGGCGTTGCCCAACCGCCGGACAAGGAGGTAGTGAAGCGCGGCCTCGCCGCCCTTGGACCCGATGAGTTTCGTCATTTTGGCCGCGCCGCCGCCCACCTGTTCGGCGAGCATGTCGCCCGTGACCTCCGCAATGTTCTCCGACAGGTCCTGGACATAGCCCGCAAGGTAGGTGTGCGAGAATGCTGCGGTGAGCAGGGAGGCGGCGCCGGCCGCCGACGGGCGCAGCCCGTAGAGTTCCAGCAGCCGGGTGAGCATGCCCATGGTCATGCCCAGCACAATGATGCGGTCCAGCAACGGGTCGGGCGAGAGGGTGGTGGAGAGGCTGGTTTTCAGGGAGAACTTGACCACCACCGCCCCGGCGGCCCGGTCGAGACGGTGCTGGAAGCGGTTTTGAAACGCGCCTATCCACTCGCCGGTCTCCAGTGCGCCGCTTTTTTGCAGGAGATAGTCCCGGTCCTCCGCGAGCCGTTTCAGGTCCTCCGCGTCTAGGCCAAGCTGCTCCAGTTTCTTCCGCCCCTTCTCCCCCAGATCATAGCCGCGAAGGTAGGCGCAGAGTTTGGAGACGGCCTCGCGCCGGTGCCGCAGGGCGCTTTCCTGCAGGGACCTCCGCTCGCCGAGCTGCTGGTGCGCGGCGAGTTCCCACGCGCCGGAACGCCGCAGACGGAACAGGAGCCACAGCAGGCGGACGCATATCAGCAGGGCAATGGCGCCCAGCAGGGCAAGCAGCCCGCCCATGACCCAGGAGAGCGGGGAGGGCAGGGCGAAAATGCCGGCGATTCCCGAGGCGGTCTGCGCGACGGTCACCGTGCCGACGAAGGCCAGAAGGAGGTAAAGGGGATAGGTGAGCAGGGGCCTCAGCCAGCCCGGCACGGAGAAAATGGAAAACACGCCCCGGAGTTTGTCCAGCTCTTCGATATATTCGCGTTCCAGGGCGGCGGCCTTTTCGGCCTCCGCCCTGCGTGTCTCCTCCCCGGTCAGGGGCCTGCCGGGTATCGGGCCGGCATTGGGCAGGTCAAGGCCGGGGTCCCCCGCGCGGCCGCCCGGGGGAATGGTCCGGGCCGGGGAGGCGGCGGCATGCGGCGCCGCCGTGTTCGCCATTGGATCACCCGGGATGGGGGCGTCCTCTTTTCGCGGGGCATTCCGCTCATCATGCTCGTTCATTGCGCCACTCCGTCCCGCATGCGCCGGCGGGACACGGTTCATTTGGTCAGGAAATCGAAAATCCGGTCGAGATTGTTGTGGTCGGGCGCGATGAGGGTGTTCTTGGGCACCCGGGGCCACACCCGCGTGAACCGGTACGCGTCCGGATTCCAGTCCTCCGGCCAGGCATCCGGCAGTGTCGGCACGGCGAACTTCCAGTCGCCCCGTTCCGGATTCTCCCGGCCCATGGGCGCGCCGACAAGGCTGTCCTCCCCGGAAACGGTGTCCGTGGAAACCACGGCGCTCGCCGTGAACCAGTCGGCCCGGATGTTTCCAAGACTATCCGCAAAGCGCTTGGTCATCTGCCTGAGCAGGCTGTGAAGCCGGTCCCGGTCCGGCCCGAGCACCAGGTCGGACTGGGACGCCACAAAGGCGATGCGGTCGGTTCTCGTGCCGTCCAGCGTCATGGCGCGCCACAGCGATTTGAGGAGCGTGTTGGTGCTGGGGTCGTATTCGGCCAGCAGGTCACCCACGATTTTCCGCGTGTCATTGAACCGGCCCACCCCGCCCGCAAGGAGTTCGGGGATGTTCACCAGCACCACCAGGGCGTGGCTGCGGCGCAAATCATTGAAGAGGGGCAGCACCACGGTCTTGCGGTAGGCGGTGTAGTTTTTCTGGAACAGCGCCGCCGTCTCCGGGTTTTCAAGCCGCTGCGGGCCGGGAAGCGGGGCGAACTCGCCGGGAACGCCCTTCGGGTCCGGCGGCAGCCCGGAATGCCGCGAGGGTATGTCCGTCTCCCCGGAGATCATGCCCCCGTTGAGGTCGAGCAGGAACGTGGACGGGCTGATCATGGGCATGTAATGGGTGTACAGCCGCCACATCAGCGCGCGGTAGGCCGCCGTGATGTCCATGGCGCCGATGCGGGGCCGCCTGAGCGCCTCGAAGTAGTCGGACGAGAGCCGCCGGTACTCCTCGAAATTTTCGAGGTGCTGGAGGATGAAGTCCGCCCACTGGCCATAGTCGGCGTGCGCCGCGATGGCCGCGTCCGCGATGCGCTCGCCGGGGAAGTCAAAGAAGTGGAGCTCGCTCCGCCACGCCCGCCAGTCCGACCGGTTGAAGGCCAGGGTGAAATGGGACGAGTCCCGCGTTTTCCGGGGCCATTCCCGCCCGCGCGAGAGGGCGTCGCGGTATCCGTCATAATTGAAGCGGCTCTCCTGCGGCACCGGCATAATCTTGGCGTTCGTGATTTTCGCGCCGCCGGCGAAATTGAAACGTCCCGGCTCGTGCTCCAGCAGATGGTTGATCAGCGAGGTGAGGAAGACGGTTTTTCCAGAGCGGACGGTTCCCGTGACCGCTATCCGCCGTCTGCTGGTTCCCAGAATTGCCATGCGGAACACTCCCGTGGGGTGAAAGGGCCGCCGTCATGATACAGGAAGCGGCCCGCGCCCGTCATCGGCGCGGCGGGTCTGCGGGACAGACGCATAAAAAAACATCTGTCTTTTTTCAATGATTCGGACGGGGAGGCTCGCCTTCCGTCATTCCGGTTTTTTTCGCGCCCTTCAGCCGGAACACGGGGCTTGCCCTTCCATGCGCGAAAAACACCGGAATCCAGTACTGTTAGATGCGGTTTCTTTGGCGGTGCCGTGCCTACTTCTCCCCCGCGTCCTCCTCCCCGCCTTCGGAGATGCCCGGATAATGGAGTTTGGCGCACTCCGGGCACATGCCGTGGCTGACCATCGCGTCGGTGTGCTCCAGCAGATAGATTTCCAGTTTTTCCCACATGTCCCCGTCCGTGCGGATTTTGTGGCAGAACATGCAGATGGACAGGATGCCCTCGAGGGTTTTTATCCGGCCCAGGGTCTCCATCAGTTCGGCGTTAAGCTTCTCGACTTTCCCCTTCTCGTCCAGCAGGTCGTCCTCGGCCTTCTTGATGCGCAGAATGGCCGCGATGCGGGACAGAAATTCCCGGATGGAGAAGGGGCGGTTGATGTACCCGTCCGCGCCGTAATCGAGCCCCTCGGCCTGGTCGTCAGGGCTCGTCTGGTTGCCGGAGGTGAGCACGACAAAGGTGCGCCGCCGTTTCGGGTCGCCCTTGATAATCCGGCAGACCTCCGTGCCGTCCATGTCCGGCATGACAACGTCCAGCAGCACCAGGTCGGGGTTGTGCAGCCGCACGGCGTCCAGGCATTCCCTTCCATTGTGGGCCTCGATCACCTCGTAGTTGGCGCCTTTGAGAATGCGCACGGTCCCAAGCAGCACCCTTGGGTCGTCGTCAACGGCGAGGATTTTCGGGGGATTGTTCATGGGGGAGTCCTTTGCAGTTTGCGCCGCGGCCCGGTTTCAACGGCATGCCATGCGTTCCGGCCCGGGGCCGGGGGGGGAAATTGCCGGGCAGCCTTGAGGAACCGGGTCCATAATCATCGCACTTCTCCAATCGGGCGGGGCGGAATGCGGCCGGGCGGTTGGATTAAAAAATCCGCGCCGTATAAGGGGAGCGCGTCCTCCCCCCCGCTGACCTGGCCTGGGCCGTATGACCGGAACGCCCATGCTTTTTGATTATACCCGATAAATAGAGATTTTGCGTGTCCGGCGCTCCGCGCTACAGCGTGAACTCCACCGTGAGTATTTTTTTCGGGCCGAAGCGCAGGGGCAGCGTGTTCCCCTCCGGGGCAAGGGTCTCGCGGCGCTCCTCGTTCATGTTCGTGAGCCACGCGCCGGTAAAGGGGCCGTGCGCGCGGAGCAGCCCGTCCACGGGCCGGTCGAGGGGGTTGAAGAGGCGCATGACATAATTGCCGGGCCGGTCCTCGGCCTGCTTGAACGCCGCCACCTGGAGGTTTTCACCCTCGAGGGTGAGGAAACTCATGGCCTTGGGCAGGGTGCCCTCATGGGGTCCGGCCTGGGCCGGCTCAAGCGGCAGATTCAGGTCCTCCGCCTCGGCATAAACACCATTGGTCCAGTCGCCCGCGTGGGGGAGCAGGGCGTAGGTCCACTCGTATTTGCCGATGCACTGGGCCAGTTCCATGTCCGGGAAGGTTTCCCAGCGCCCGAACACGGGGGAGTTGCGGAAGGTGAAGGCGCGGAGCAGGGTGACGGCCAGGGGCTTGTCTGCCCGGTCCATGGCCTCATACTCGCGCAGCCCGGAATTGTTGAGCACGGCCAGGCCCGCCTCCCCGTCCGTCATGTCCACAAAGCGGTGCATGGGATATTGCGGGTTGGGCTTGCCGAAATAGGCGTTGCCCTCCTTCACATGGATGTCGCGGCCGATCACGTCATAGGCGATCTCCGCGTCCGTGCGGTCGCAGCCCGCTAGGCGCGTGGGGAAGACCACCCGCAGGCGGTGGTGCTTGCAGGTGTTCTCGAAGGAGGTGGTCACGTCGAGGCGCTTCGAGCCGGCGCGCAGGGTGAAGCGGCTGGTGATGACCATCTCGCGCCGCTCTTTGCTGCGGCCCGTGTCGTTGATGTCGCCCTCGCGGAAGTCCACATAAGGCTCGTCCTCGACGCTCACGGGGATGCTCATGCGGCAGTCCACCCGCATCCGGGCGAGGAGGGGTCCCGCCTCCTCCAGGGCGATGTCGCAGGCGCAGCCGTGGGACGTGATGATCTCGTTGCGTTCGGGCTCCATGTGAATCCAGGAGTGGCCCGTCTCCCCGGAGTCCTCGAAGTAGTGCAGGCCGGTGTAGGCCCTTCCGGTCTCCTTGTGCGTGAGGTCCAGGGTGCCGTCGGCGTTGAACTTCACGCGCAGGTGCTCGTTCTCCAGCACGTTCGTTTCCGGAACGAGGGTGCCGGGCTCATGGGCGAACATCTCCTCGCGGTTGACGTGGTAGGTGCTGTAGCCGTAGGCGGGCACCTCGTCCACCTCGACATGGCAGCGGACCCGCTCGGCCCGCAGCTCCACCGAGATGTCCTGAAGGTTGCGCACGAGCACGCCCATGGGGAAGCGCTCCTGCTTCTGCAGGCGCAGTTTCTTTTTCCCGTCCGGCGTGGCGAGGCTGAAGGCGTCGTAGCCCATGTTCTGGGGCAGGTCCACCAGGCAGGAGACCACCCCCTTCCGGGGGAAGGGGCAGGGGTTGAAGACCGTCAGCACCGTGTCGCGGGGGGACAGGTCGGAGTTGTCAATCCGGGCCTGGACCGCCTCCAGGGCGCGGCGGGAAAGCCCCTCGGTGATGATGTTGATCTGGTCGAAGCGAAACATGGAGTCCCGCTCCATCTGGTCAATGCCGCCGCCCGTGATGGTGTCGTGCGGGTGGTTCTGCAGGAGGAAGCGCCAGCAGCGGTCCAGGGCCGGCTTCAGGTACTCGCCCCCGGCCATGGAGGCCACGGCGCTCCAGGGCTCGGCGCGGCGCTGGAGGCCCACCTCGGCGTTGTGGTTGGCCTTCTTCAGGCGCGGACGTGCGCTGATGACGTCGCCGAAGAGGTGGGTCCACTTGCCCGTCGCGCCGGGGTCGCGGAACTCGCCCCGCAGCACGATGGGGTCCTTCACCTCGGCGCGGATGGCGTTCATGTACTCCTCCAAGTTGGAGAAGCGGATGTCGTGCTCGGGGAGCAGCTCCTGGCAGAGCCGCATGATCCGCGTCTCCTCCGGGTCGGGGTTCGACGAGTCGAAACCCTGCATCGCCACGATGTGGCGGCTGCTGAAATGCTCCGACTCGTCCCGGACCAGCTTCAGCAACTGATCGCGGATGGGCCCGTCGTTCCACATCTTCTTCTTGTCGTCCAGGATGTAATAGTGCTCGCGCGGGCGGCTCTCCGAGGCGAGGCGGAAGGGCGCGGCGCCCCGGTCCCAGTCGTAGCGCGTGAACACCTCGTCAGAACCGTAGCGGAGCACGCGGTAAATGTAGATGTAGTAACTGAACCGGCTCATGGTGCCGAAACGCGAGCCGAAGAGACGCGAACCGTCGGGACCCTCGAGAATGTACTCGCACTTGGGCGTGTTGATGCCCCGGTAGAAAATGATGGTGTCAATGTCGAAGCCGTTGTATATCTGCGGAATTTGCGAGGTCTGGCCGTAGCTGAAGGGCGTGTAGCCAATCTTTGACACCTTCCCAAGGCTCTCCGCCGAGCGGTGGCCCACCACCAGGTTGCGCACCAGCGACTCGCCGTTGCAGATGTACTCCTCCGGCAGCGAATACCACGGGCCGACGATGAGCCGCCCCGATTTCACATGCTTCTCGATGACCGGGCGCTTTTCGGGGCGCAGTTCCAGGTAGTCCTCCACGCACAGGGTCTGCGAGTCCATGGTGAACGAGTGGAACTCCGGGTCCGTCTCCAGCAGGTCCAGCAGCTCATCCATGAACTTCAGCAGGAGCAGCCGGGTCTCCTCGAAGGGGTACCCCCACTCCCGGTCCCAGTGGGAATTGGACACGACATGGATGATTTTGCGCTCTTCGCTCATGAGACAGCTCCCGGAACCCCGATGGGGTCGTTTTCGTTGTTTGCCGGCGGGAAAAACAGGCCGTTCCGGGGCGCAATTTACACTGCGGCGGGGGGAAAAAACAAGGAAAGCCTGCCCGGAGAATGGGCTGACACCCGAAAAATGAACTGTGCGAGCGCGCGAATCCGCCAATCGGGAGAATGGCGTTCCCCGGGGTGACGTTTTCTAAACTTGAACGTCTCCCGGTCGCTCCACAACAGCCCCCTCCGCCCCGCTGTGCTAAAATGGGGCCATGCACAACCCCAGGGAGAACCCGGACCTTGCCGCAATGCATCCGTGAAATATTGGAGGAGCGCGAGGCGCAGTTCCTTCATCCCCGGGCCACGCTGGCGCGGAACAGCCGCGGGCGCGCGGTGCCCGAAGACGAGGACCCCTACAGGACGGTGTTCCAGCGGGATAGGGACCGCATCCTCCACACCAAGTCGTTCCGCCGCCTGAAACGGAAGACACAGGTCTTTCTCGCGCCGGAGGGCGACCACTACCGGACGCGGCTCACGCACACGCTGGAAGTGGCCCAGATAGCCCGGAGCATCTCGCGGGCGCTCTTCCTGAACGAGGACCTGACGGAGGCGATCGTGCTGGGCCATGACCTGGGCCACACGCCCTTCGGGCATGCGGGTGAGCGTGTGCTGAACCGGATGCTCCCGGAGGGGTTCCGGCATTACGAGCAGAGCCTCCGCGTGGTGGAGAAACTGGAGCGCCGGCGCGGCGGCCAGGGCCTCAACCTGACCTGGGAGGTGCGCGACGGCATCCTGAACCATTCGCGGGGCAAGGCGGTGCTGCACGGGCTTTCCCCGGACGGCCAGGGGCCGGCCACGCCGGAGGGCCTGGTCGTGAGCGTCGCGGACGCCATCGGCTACATCAGCCACGACATAGACGACGCCCTGCGGGCGGGCGTGCTGCGGCTGGAGGACCTGCCGGGCGACGCCGTCCGGGTGCTCGGGCCGACCACCTCGGACCGCATTGACCGCATGGTGGTGGGGGTCATCGAAGGCAGCCGGGACGGCGCGGTGGGGATCGTGCCGGAAGTGCGGGAGGCCATGGTGACGCTCCGGTCCTACCTCTACGCGGAGGTGTACCCCTGTCCGGGGATTGACAACGAGATTAAGAAGGCCGAGCGCATGCTCGAAAAACTGTACCGGTATCTGCTGGAGCATCCGACGGCGGAGATTCTGGCGGCGGACCCGGCGGACACCATAGAGCGGCGCACGGCGGACTTTGTCGCGGGCATGACCGACGAGTACGCCATGCAGCTATACCGCGAACTCATCCTGCCGGGGCCGTGGCGCGGATGACGGCCCCGTCCCCCATCGCCGTGGTCTCCGGCTCGGGCATGGACCTGGAGGGCGTCTTTGACTCCGTCCATGGGCGGGTGCCTTTCCGGGACATTCCCGGCCTGCTCTCCCCCGGCGTGGCGGGACACGCGGGGTGTTTTGTCCGGGGTCGGGTCGGCGGCCTGGAGGTGATTCTCCAGGCGGGGCGCATCCACCTCTACGAGGGCCATCCGCCGGAGGCGGCGACACGTCCCCTGGAAGTGTTGCGGAACTGGGGGGTGCGCCGGGTGCTGCTGCTGAACGCGGCGGGCGGTCTGCGCTCCGGCCTCGCCACCGGCGACCTGGTCGCCCTGCGCGAGGTGCGGGCGTGGCCCTGGCTGCGGCATCCCGTGCCGCCGCTGGCCTGTCCGGACTTCATCGCCCCCGGCACGGACCATGAGGGGGTGCTGGCATGGATGACCGGCCCCTGCTATGAAACCCGCGCCGAGACGGAATGGCTCCGCCGTGCGGGCGCGGATGTCGTCGGCATGAGCATCGCCCCGGAACTGGCGCGCTGCCGTGAGCTGGGACTGGAGGCCGCCGCCGTCTCCTGTGTCTCCAACCTGTGCGGCGCGCCCGGCGCGACCACGCATCTCGACGTGCTGGCGCACACCCGCGCCGCGTCGGAAAAAATCGTCCGGTGGCTTGGGAATCTGCTGCGGGACGGATTTTTCCAAATGGGGTAAACTTGGGGTGGGCCGCCGGGGAATCGTCCCCGCCGGAAAAAAGCGGAGTGTCACCATGGAATGCGCGCATTGCCACTTGACACTGGAAGAGGGGGAGGGGAACTACTGTCCGGGCTGCGGCGAGGGTCCCCTGTGCATGGTCTGCGCCGGCCTGCACTTTTGCGACAACGAGGAGTACGAGCTCTTCGAGGACGAGCTAAACCTTTAGCGCGTTGGGGCGTCAAGCCCATGCCGCGCCGAAAAACCGGCATCCATTGTCGTGCGGTCCGGGTGCGTCCCGGCTCACACCACGTCGGGAACGATGTAGGGCGCCCGGTAAACCCGGGTCAGATAACTGTTCGCCTCTTCGTCGTTCTTGACCTGCATGGTGTCCGTGTCAATCTCCAGAACCCGGTTGACGCGGGCTCCGGTGAGCGCGTAGTGCGAAAGGGCCGAGGAGTGGTGCCCCTCGATTGGCGGCGCATTGACGCCCTCGGGGGTGCGGGCGCGGACGCAGTCAATAAAGTTCTGGTAGTGGTTGGTGTCCCCGCCCTTCTGGTTCTCCTTCACCAGCTTGCCGTCTTTCCCCTCGAAGAGTTTGTAGCCCTCGTAGTTCGGGAAGGACATGTATCCCTTGGAGCCGTAGAACAGCACGCCAAAGGACCGGCCGCCCACCTCGTCGTTTGTGCACCACGGCCGGACTTCAAGGGTCATCATCTTGTCCCTGCCGTCCGCGCCCTTGAACATGAACGAGGTCGAGGAGACGTTGAAGACCTCCTTGCAGTCGTCCCACAGGAACATGCCGCCCATGGACGCCACGCGGTACGGCACGTCCACACCCAGGCCCCAGCGGGCGGCGTCAAGCTGGTGCACGCCCTGGTTGCCGATGTCGCCGTTGCCGTAAGCCCATGTCCAGTGCCAGTTGTAGTGCACAAAGGCGCCCTCGCCCCGCTCGTTCACCATGAACGGCTGCTCCTGTGCGGGCCCCTGCCAGATGTCCCAGTCAAAACCTTCCGGAGGGGTGCCTGGAAGCGCCTTACCAATGTCGGGCCGCCACTTGTAACACACGCACCGGGCCATGTACACGTCGCCGATGGCGCCGTCCTTCAGAAGCTGGATGCCCTCCTGAAACCCCGGATTACTGCGGAGCTGCGTCCCGTGCTGGACCACCCGGTTGTACTTTTTCGCGGCCTCAACCACCTTCGTCCCCTCGAAGATGTTGTGCGTCATCGGCTTCTCCACATACACGTCCTTGCCGGCCTGGCACGCCCAGACGGCGCCGAGCGAGTGCCAGT carries:
- a CDS encoding DUF1624 domain-containing protein, with protein sequence MPEQTVRLKALDQARGYAIAGMVLVNVLGCFTVMPWMLKHHHEGFSYADHIAPLFIFLVGMGFRMSFQRRAAEKGLPGARRDALRRYGKLMGLGLLYGGFSLRVGVWDALMDIGMAGVLSLPVIHLGARARVAAAVGGLALYQALYSMTGYGAWLMGHSINGGPLGPLSWMFILLMGTLVADWLRGGNLVRNCAAWGAALCAAGWLLRAEWPGVKAFWYFSQFGMTAPYPVYAAGLCFFTVLAFHLICDRAGFQFPLLTIMGKNPLVLYLLQAALVLVIKVAVPSSLPAWAALAVFAAVLGACYTLAWWLDHKGKIIKV
- a CDS encoding BrxA/BrxB family bacilliredoxin produces the protein MAPKYDPELVEPLWKRMVEVGFESLTSAEEVRDALNRPGTTLCLINSVCGCAARGARPGVALALQHDLIPDHLITVFAGMDHEAVAAVRDALPGVPPSSPCVALFRGGEPVAVIERRHIESMGAVELANRLQEIFDRECTRRGPSVTPDVFDALEFEQMCSSTLML
- a CDS encoding DUF697 domain-containing protein, which codes for MNEHDERNAPRKEDAPIPGDPMANTAAPHAAASPARTIPPGGRAGDPGLDLPNAGPIPGRPLTGEETRRAEAEKAAALEREYIEELDKLRGVFSIFSVPGWLRPLLTYPLYLLLAFVGTVTVAQTASGIAGIFALPSPLSWVMGGLLALLGAIALLICVRLLWLLFRLRRSGAWELAAHQQLGERRSLQESALRHRREAVSKLCAYLRGYDLGEKGRKKLEQLGLDAEDLKRLAEDRDYLLQKSGALETGEWIGAFQNRFQHRLDRAAGAVVVKFSLKTSLSTTLSPDPLLDRIIVLGMTMGMLTRLLELYGLRPSAAGAASLLTAAFSHTYLAGYVQDLSENIAEVTGDMLAEQVGGGAAKMTKLIGSKGGEAALHYLLVRRLGNAAIRQIQPTHR
- a CDS encoding YcjX family protein → MAILGTSRRRIAVTGTVRSGKTVFLTSLINHLLEHEPGRFNFAGGAKITNAKIMPVPQESRFNYDGYRDALSRGREWPRKTRDSSHFTLAFNRSDWRAWRSELHFFDFPGERIADAAIAAHADYGQWADFILQHLENFEEYRRLSSDYFEALRRPRIGAMDITAAYRALMWRLYTHYMPMISPSTFLLDLNGGMISGETDIPSRHSGLPPDPKGVPGEFAPLPGPQRLENPETAALFQKNYTAYRKTVVLPLFNDLRRSHALVVLVNIPELLAGGVGRFNDTRKIVGDLLAEYDPSTNTLLKSLWRAMTLDGTRTDRIAFVASQSDLVLGPDRDRLHSLLRQMTKRFADSLGNIRADWFTASAVVSTDTVSGEDSLVGAPMGRENPERGDWKFAVPTLPDAWPEDWNPDAYRFTRVWPRVPKNTLIAPDHNNLDRIFDFLTK
- a CDS encoding response regulator: MNNPPKILAVDDDPRVLLGTVRILKGANYEVIEAHNGRECLDAVRLHNPDLVLLDVVMPDMDGTEVCRIIKGDPKRRRTFVVLTSGNQTSPDDQAEGLDYGADGYINRPFSIREFLSRIAAILRIKKAEDDLLDEKGKVEKLNAELMETLGRIKTLEGILSICMFCHKIRTDGDMWEKLEIYLLEHTDAMVSHGMCPECAKLHYPGISEGGEEDAGEK
- a CDS encoding deoxyguanosinetriphosphate triphosphohydrolase — translated: MGPCTTPGRTRTLPQCIREILEEREAQFLHPRATLARNSRGRAVPEDEDPYRTVFQRDRDRILHTKSFRRLKRKTQVFLAPEGDHYRTRLTHTLEVAQIARSISRALFLNEDLTEAIVLGHDLGHTPFGHAGERVLNRMLPEGFRHYEQSLRVVEKLERRRGGQGLNLTWEVRDGILNHSRGKAVLHGLSPDGQGPATPEGLVVSVADAIGYISHDIDDALRAGVLRLEDLPGDAVRVLGPTTSDRIDRMVVGVIEGSRDGAVGIVPEVREAMVTLRSYLYAEVYPCPGIDNEIKKAERMLEKLYRYLLEHPTAEILAADPADTIERRTADFVAGMTDEYAMQLYRELILPGPWRG
- a CDS encoding purine-nucleoside phosphorylase: MTAPSPIAVVSGSGMDLEGVFDSVHGRVPFRDIPGLLSPGVAGHAGCFVRGRVGGLEVILQAGRIHLYEGHPPEAATRPLEVLRNWGVRRVLLLNAAGGLRSGLATGDLVALREVRAWPWLRHPVPPLACPDFIAPGTDHEGVLAWMTGPCYETRAETEWLRRAGADVVGMSIAPELARCRELGLEAAAVSCVSNLCGAPGATTHLDVLAHTRAASEKIVRWLGNLLRDGFFQMG
- a CDS encoding Gfo/Idh/MocA family oxidoreductase — encoded protein: MGKITRRDFVKTAAAATAATVLIGTSKTGWAGANDRVRVAVMGINGRGKSHLGGYAAVKDVEVVTLCDPDSRLFKPRIGEFFTSRGKPEPKVEQDIRRVLEDKDVDAVSMATPNHWHSLGAVWACQAGKDVYVEKPMTHNIFEGTKVVEAAKKYNRVVQHGTQLRSNPGFQEGIQLLKDGAIGDVYMARCVCYKWRPDIGKALPGTPPEGFDWDIWQGPAQEQPFMVNERGEGAFVHYNWHWTWAYGNGDIGNQGVHQLDAARWGLGVDVPYRVASMGGMFLWDDCKEVFNVSSTSFMFKGADGRDKMMTLEVRPWCTNDEVGGRSFGVLFYGSKGYMSFPNYEGYKLFEGKDGKLVKENQKGGDTNHYQNFIDCVRARTPEGVNAPPIEGHHSSALSHYALTGARVNRVLEIDTDTMQVKNDEEANSYLTRVYRAPYIVPDVV